gataggGCTAGGGAGAAAAGAGATATACTGAGAAAAATGCTTTTGGTTTAGAGAATTTATAAAGTAGTTCAGGATATTACAAGATGGGGAAATGGTATTAAAATTACAAACATGTTTTTTAGtgtctttataaataaaaggcATAGAATACAGAAAGCGaattaatagtaacaataacaataataaaatattaaatatatagtgaGCAAAAACTGAACGGCTCATTCATGTGAAACACCATCTGACACAACTGCCTAGGTGGGTTTCCTTACTCTAACATTTTGCTGAGTGAAAGATAACAGCAAACACACAGTAAGCTGTCTTTAGCTCACTAATAACATCAAGGAACTGCCTGGTGGAATGGCCACAGATGAACAAGTCATTTGTTTCAAAAGATACTTAAATACTCAATAAAGACataacaaaccccccccccctcactGTTATCAGACGCCACGTTGTGGTAGAACATCAGACAAACTCATAAATTTACCACAAAAATGTGTggcaaaaaaagaatagtttatatatatgtatatatataaatttctatATTTATGCCAATGTACTCACTCAGTACAAATAGCAAAATAGTATACCATTTCCTAAATACAAAATATAGCTTTCcaaaaaaatgaaacacacaTTAGATATAAACCATCCAAAACTTGAACGATTGAAAACTGTATTCAAAATTAAATGACCCAGAGTAGGTCTCTTTCTGAAAAGTTCCCTTCATATCAGCAAGAAGCCTGTACTACTGAAAACGTAATTCAAAGCCTCtcaatcagagagagaaagaaagggctgATGGTAGAAGGAAGAATATATGAGaacaaggagaaaaaataaaatgagaaaagtacATTCAAAGAACCAAGGAAAatcatgacaaaaagaaaaaaaggggggggggatctgGTTGTATAAACAAACCCATCACCACAATTCAACACAGATTAACTTAAACGtataggatagaaacagaaaagtaaCCTTCGACAAACAAATGACAGGTTATTTTTTATAcactaagaaaaataaacaaaatggacaGGAATACTAAAATCTTATCTACATATAGAAGCCACATACAACTTGGCCTTAAACTGTATTAACAGCTTTCTACATGCCAAAAGTAAAGACATAAGCATGTGTCCAGACAATGGGTTGTAGTGAGAAGCAAGCATCCTAGACACTCAAAACTGTGTAATGCTACAACCGCAAATTCTGGAGTGTGTTATTTTGCTCTCTATAAATGTAACATGAGTAATTCATCACTTTAAGTCAATGATATGACCCTGTAAAGCCCAAAGCTTATGGGAACCATCAGATAAGTGTCTACTTCAAACCATAAAGCACTGAGGTGGCAAATGAATTACACTCACTGCAGCTCAGAGAGAAGTGATGTTTCAAGAAATTTTaagtttgccttttttttaaaaaataaaatttatactgTTTCCTATTAGAGGGAAAATTTTGAAGACTTCAGAACAGCAccgttcataaaaaaaaaaaatgcattgtttCTTGTTTCTCAGGAATGAGGacacccccagccccatccctATGCTGCAGGAGTTAGTTGCTGGGTTACCCCAGATTAAAGTGGCCTTTTCCTTTAAGTTACTATCGGGTCACGAAGCTAATATTATAGTACTAATTGTctaaaataaagtggaaaaagaagaaagataatatAAACAGATGTAAAACGGGAACAGAGGACCAAAACTGGGTTAAGAAGATAACAAACTCAAATTACTCAGTTTAAACTACTGTAGGAGGATGTCAGAACATAATCTACCATATATTCTCCCCTTCATATTTTACACAGTAAGATAACTATTTCTCAAAGTACAGTTATGGCTAACCCCCTTAATAGAAATATAGAGTTAAtaactctgaaaaataaaatcaatagcaTTCCAGCTATCCCCAGTTTGTAAGTATGTTATGTTGTCTGTCTTGGTGTTAAATAAAAAGATGTCTTATCTGTGTAGAGTTCTCAATACAGCTTAGTTATCAGAATGTTATTCTTTCAGTTACTCCataaaaattggaaaaagaaaCCTTTCACTTTGGCCAAAAGCTGTGCTTTTTAtgctgaaaaaacaaaaaatcacagcCTTAGTTCTATTATTTGAACTTTACATTTTCAAAAGCCATTATTTGATTAAAACAATACAGGAAAGGAGAAATGAATACCAAAAGTAAACATGACAATATGAGTTATTAtctaatagcaataataaccaagTTATCCAGCTTTTGAATTTAAACTTTATAAAAGAAACAGTGCCTAGGAAAATAGCAAGAATTAATGGTGTTAGCTGGAAATTCAAGTAGATTCTCAGTCATTACTGTTATTAGGAATGAAAAATGAAGATTTAACAATGGTGGTTAATCACTGCAACAGGCAGCACAGGTGTGCTCTTTTGCAGTCAGTAAAATCTACCTATTTACTCAATCACAGTTTtacatgttttgttttgcttttaaagtAACAGTTGGACAATCCTCATGGAGTCACAAGATCTCAGGATATCTTGGGATTGGGATTTTCTTCAGgaaagttctaaaaaaaaaaaaaagagatttaacataacTTATCAAGAAGGGATAGTATTAAAGTACAGGCCACCCTGAATTATTACAAAAATAAGTATATTATAGTACTTTAAATGATACTTTGTTAGAGTAAAACTTCCACAGATTTTTCTGTAATCATACTTATTTCTTGAAGAAGATGAAAATGAGATATCAGAAAGTTTAATACATGGTATACTCATTGGCTATTGTCTTTGCAAAGCAAAGAGACTTAGAATCAGAAGAAATGTgcactgtgttttgttttttgccagcacaaaactcaattctggtttatagtggtataggGCATTGAATCTGAAACTTTGGTGTCTCGGGCAtttaagtctttttgtgtaaccattatgctatctcctcaaccccaTAAATGCTTAGTGTTAACAATATGGCCACTAGCTAGCAGTTGGAATAGTTTATTCAGAGTCAAAAGTAAAAAtgtatggtccgggaggtggcacagtggtaaagctttggaatctcaagtatgaggtaccgagtttgatacccagcagcacatgtgccagagtgatgtctggttctttctctcttctcctttctcataaataaataaaatcttaaaaaaaaaaaaaagtaaaaatgtacTACTGTCTTATGAGAATGGTGTATCTTAATATAGTGCTATTATTACCTATCCCAATTTCCTAAGAATGATACAAATTACTGAtatttttaataagacagagagccAAAATCCATTACTTACATCTTCAGTTAAAAGGAGCCAGTCAAGTTGTTCCCTTGGCTTTGCAATGAAACAAGTAAATCAATCTTTTCAATGTTCTGGTTTGTGTTTATAGAGGATGCCAGTGGAGAATTCTCTGGCATTTGCTGAGAAAGAAGTGTAGTCACAGGTGATTGCCCCTCATTTTGTGGTTGACCTGGCTGATTTATGGCCATCAACTGATCTGGCAATGTTGCTGGTCCAGAAGATAAAAGCTGACTACAGTCTGCAGAACATTTAAAATAGAGAAGCTACTTGATTAGCTGTTTCTTGTTAAGATTCATGAGACAACACCTGTTTGTTACTAGGGGAAATTCACGACTGTGCTTAAAGAGTACAGAATTAGAAGTGAGGCATGTGACAGCCCTCCAGAAAAGATCTTCACTGAACCACAATTCATCTTAGGTTTCCTCTAAGCTGTACAAaaatacagctttttaaaaaaactttttataattttttaaaaattatctttatttattggatagagacagccagaaaccaagagggaatggttgacaaaggagaaagagagatagacacctgcagccctgcttcaccacttgtgaagctttccccctgcagttggggaccagggacttgaacctgggtccttgcacactttattgtgagcttttaaccaggtgtgccacctcctagctccTGTAATGACAATACTTAACACCATAGTCCTGTACAAATCACGGGTATATAAACATTAAGTATAGGTTTCTACTTCCCTGGAAATTACTTTAAATGGTTGAGATATTTTCTGTCTTtgctgtttcattttctttcaaatttataGATGAAAGTGGCAAACAACTTCATATAGATCACTACATTTAATCGTCCCCGTAGTATCATTGTCAAGtatttttttgtcactgttttattatttaatgaaaTGTGCTGGaactttgtgcctgcacaattttactgttcccagtggccacctCCCTACTCCAAttctaagaaagagagaggggaaaaagagagcatgaggagaaaagagacaccagctgttgtgaatagtgctcccatgtgtgtAGGGGGTGATCTGAACCTAGATCTTCATGcaaggtaatgtatgtgctcttgctggtgagctatctcccaatccCTAACCACCATTGTAGGTAAGGAAATGGAGGCTCATGCAAGTCAGATAACTTGTCAAGACATCAGTTGATAAATCCTATTGTTGGGACTTGAATTCACTGTACCTATATACTATCTGTGCTCATAAAACTGAATTTTACTTTCTTCTAAGTAACTTGGCCAtttcaatcaacaatatttaagaaatgagaaaatatttttcttactattttgAATGCCAAATAAGAACATTCCTGAAGTCTGCTGAGATGAGCCAGGAGAATTCTGTATTTGGCTCATTGTGCCTCCTGTAGTGTTGTGAAACAAAGTAGTCTGTGGTTGAGGTGAAGATGTGGCTCCTTGAATTCCAGACATGTTGTTCTGAGGGGAATAAAGAGGAGACTGTTGCATGTCTTGTTGATTTATACTGGTCTGCAATGCAGACATGGATgctggagagaggaagagtgttACTTGCTGCTCTTGAGAACTGGGTGACCCTTGGACCAGCTGAATCTGAGGAGAGCTATGGAACAAGGAGCTCTGTGATGATTCAGGCTGAGTAGGACCTGGATTCTGAAGTGATGAAACCGTGGGCTGGTTCTGAAATTGCATGGGCTGCTGCTCTTGATTCATTGGGGCCATGCTATTTTGTTGATGGAAAATTGACTGACTTTGTTGCTCCTGATTAGCCATTGGATTTTGAGTTGGGTTGAATATCATGTTTGGTGGTGGCTGCTTCTGAGACGCCATTGTAGCCATGGTGTTCTGATTACTGAATAAAATgttctgctgctgttgctgttgttgttgctgctgctgctgttgttgctgttcctGTGATGGAGAGTTATTTTGGATGGCAACCATTGAGTGCTGTGACTGAAAGATTGTTCCTTGTTGGTTCTGAGGCATTGGATTAGGGGGGAGAGAGCTCAGGGATACCTGAGCCTGAAACAGACCTTGCTGAGAGGACTGTGCCTGTTCTTGGGAAAGCATAGATGTCTGGATATGTGATATTGGAGCTTGTTGTGGGAAAGCAGCTTGCTGCTCAGTGTTTGAAGTTGACTGAAGTGGAGAAATTGAGTTCTGAGCTGCAAAAAATGAAATCTGTTCTTCTTGGGTTACTGTGTTAGTTTGAAGATTATTCATTGGACTCTGGGAAAGAAATATACTGGCGGACTGCTGGTCTTGAGGAACAGAAGAGCCCTGTAGCACAGCCATGGTACTTTGAGAGTGAAACAGCGGAGGCTGCATCTGTTCAGAGGAGGTGGTAGAAGTCTGGTTGTGGACAATAGGACTAGGACTATGAAACATAGAACTTTGTGTTTCCTGGGAAAGGTTCTGAGCATCAGCAATAGGATTTTGAGGATGAAAAAGTTGAGCCTGTGAATGAGAAGACTGTTGCAAAAAATTTCCAGACTGTAGTGACATCATTTCATTACTTTGCTGGAATAAACCATTACCTTGTTGCTGGGCACCATTCTGAACACTCATCATACTTTTCGTAGATGAAAAAAGATTAACTTGAGGTTGATTGTCTCCACTATGCTGCATCTGAACCATTGTCTGAAAGACACTGTTCTGAATCTGTTTGGCTTGTGCTCCAgtttcttctccatctcctggACTTGCTGTTGGAAACATGGTAGTGCCAGGGGTTGCAGCCTGTTGTGTGGTAGTTGTAGTAGTTTCATTTCCAGAAACTgcaggaggagaagaaaataacTCACACTGCATTTGCATGTCTTCACTGGAAGGTAATGCACTCATCATATGAGAAGTTTGTTGGTACACTGGAGATTGCTGAAGGTTTCCATTTGCTGAAGCAGTTGAAGGAAACAGCTCTGATTGAATCTGGGCAGCTGCCTGGCAGATACTCTGTTGCATCTCCATTACCATTGCAGCAGAAGATTCCATcacttgctgttgctgttgttgctgctgttgattAGATAATGTGTTTTCAGTCTGGGGGTGAACACTTTCAGCTATTAAATTATCTGGCCTACTATGAACTGCTGGTTCTGTTGAGGAAAACATTCCAGGGCTTACATTATTCTGAATTTGACTGACTTGTTGAAAGATGTCTGCACTAAGCTGTTCTTGAACATTCTCATTACCATCTGGAGCAGAAAATAAAACTGAAGATAACTGTTGTTGTGCCTCTAAAACTTGTTGAACCAAGTCAACATTTCCACTGCTGCCACTAGCAGTACTGCCTGTAAAACTTCCTGCCTGTAACTGTTGAATTGTATTCTGTAGCTGACTCACACTAC
The DNA window shown above is from Erinaceus europaeus chromosome 2, mEriEur2.1, whole genome shotgun sequence and carries:
- the NFAT5 gene encoding nuclear factor of activated T-cells 5 isoform X9 yields the protein MLCGQYPVKSEGKELKIVVQPETQHRARYLTEGSRGSVKDRTQQGFPTVKLEGHNEPVVLQVFVGNDSGRVKPHGFYQACRVTGRNTTPCKEVDIEGTTVIEVGLDPSNNMTLAVDCVGILKLRNADVEARIGIAGSKKKSTRARLVFRVNITRKDGTTLTLQTPSSPILCTQPAGVPEILKKSLHSCSVKGEEEVFLIGKNFLKGTKVIFQENVSDESSWKSEAEIDMELFHQNHLIVKVPPYHDQHITLPVSVGIYVVTNAGRSHDVQPFTYTPDPAAAGALNVNVKKEISSPARPCSFEEAMKAMKTTGCNLDKVNILPNALMTPLISSSMIKSEDVTPMEVTAEKRSSPIFKATKTVGSTQQTLESISNIAGSASFSSSSSSHLPSENEQQQQIQPKAYNPETLTTIQTQDISQPGTFPAVSASSQLPNNDALLQQATQFQTRETQSREVLQSDGTIVNLSHLTEASQQQQQSPLQEQAQTLQQQISSNIFPSPSSVSQLQNTIQQLQAGSFTGSTASGSSGNVDLVQQVLEAQQQLSSVLFSAPDGNENVQEQLSADIFQQVSQIQNNVSPGMFSSTEPAVHSRPDNLIAESVHPQTENTLSNQQQQQQQQQVMESSAAMVMEMQQSICQAAAQIQSELFPSTASANGNLQQSPVYQQTSHMMSALPSSEDMQMQCELFSSPPAVSGNETTTTTTQQAATPGTTMFPTASPGDGEETGAQAKQIQNSVFQTMVQMQHSGDNQPQVNLFSSTKSMMSVQNGAQQQGNGLFQQSNEMMSLQSGNFLQQSSHSQAQLFHPQNPIADAQNLSQETQSSMFHSPSPIVHNQTSTTSSEQMQPPLFHSQSTMAVLQGSSVPQDQQSASIFLSQSPMNNLQTNTVTQEEQISFFAAQNSISPLQSTSNTEQQAAFPQQAPISHIQTSMLSQEQAQSSQQGLFQAQVSLSSLPPNPMPQNQQGTIFQSQHSMVAIQNNSPSQEQQQQQQQQQQQQQQQNILFSNQNTMATMASQKQPPPNMIFNPTQNPMANQEQQSQSIFHQQNSMAPMNQEQQPMQFQNQPTVSSLQNPGPTQPESSQSSLFHSSPQIQLVQGSPSSQEQQVTLFLSPASMSALQTSINQQDMQQSPLYSPQNNMSGIQGATSSPQPQTTLFHNTTGGTMSQIQNSPGSSQQTSGMFLFGIQNNCSQLLSSGPATLPDQLMAINQPGQPQNEGQSPVTTLLSQQMPENSPLASSINTNQNIEKIDLLVSLQSQGNNLTGSF
- the NFAT5 gene encoding nuclear factor of activated T-cells 5 isoform X5 yields the protein MPSDFISLLSADLDLESPKSLYSRDSLKLHPSQNFHRAGLLEESVYDLLPKELQLPPSRETAVASMSQTSGGEAGSPPPAVVAADASSAPSSSSMGGACSSFTTSSSPTIYSTSVTDSKAMQVESCSSALGVSNRGVSEKQLTGNTVQQHPSTPKRHTVLYISPPPEDLLDNSRMSCQDEGCGLESEQSCSMWMEDSPSNFSNMSTSSYNDNTEVPRKSRKRNPKQRPGVKRRDCEESNMDIFDADSAKAPHYVLSQLTTDNKGNSKAGNGTLENQKGTGVKKSPMLCGQYPVKSEGKELKIVVQPETQHRARYLTEGSRGSVKDRTQQGFPTVKLEGHNEPVVLQVFVGNDSGRVKPHGFYQACRVTGRNTTPCKEVDIEGTTVIEVGLDPSNNMTLAVDCVGILKLRNADVEARIGIAGSKKKSTRARLVFRVNITRKDGTTLTLQTPSSPILCTQPAGVPEILKKSLHSCSVKGEEEVFLIGKNFLKGTKVIFQENVSDESSWKSEAEIDMELFHQNHLIVKVPPYHDQHITLPVSVGIYVVTNAGRSHDVQPFTYTPDPAMKTTGCNLDKVNILPNALMTPLISSSMIKSEDVTPMEVTAEKRSSPIFKATKTVGSTQQTLESISNIAGSASFSSSSSSHLPSENEQQQQIQPKAYNPETLTTIQTQDISQPGTFPAVSASSQLPNNDALLQQATQFQTRETQSREVLQSDGTIVNLSHLTEASQQQQQSPLQEQAQTLQQQISSNIFPSPSSVSQLQNTIQQLQAGSFTGSTASGSSGNVDLVQQVLEAQQQLSSVLFSAPDGNENVQEQLSADIFQQVSQIQNNVSPGMFSSTEPAVHSRPDNLIAESVHPQTENTLSNQQQQQQQQQVMESSAAMVMEMQQSICQAAAQIQSELFPSTASANGNLQQSPVYQQTSHMMSALPSSEDMQMQCELFSSPPAVSGNETTTTTTQQAATPGTTMFPTASPGDGEETGAQAKQIQNSVFQTMVQMQHSGDNQPQVNLFSSTKSMMSVQNGAQQQGNGLFQQSNEMMSLQSGNFLQQSSHSQAQLFHPQNPIADAQNLSQETQSSMFHSPSPIVHNQTSTTSSEQMQPPLFHSQSTMAVLQGSSVPQDQQSASIFLSQSPMNNLQTNTVTQEEQISFFAAQNSISPLQSTSNTEQQAAFPQQAPISHIQTSMLSQEQAQSSQQGLFQAQVSLSSLPPNPMPQNQQGTIFQSQHSMVAIQNNSPSQEQQQQQQQQQQQQQQQNILFSNQNTMATMASQKQPPPNMIFNPTQNPMANQEQQSQSIFHQQNSMAPMNQEQQPMQFQNQPTVSSLQNPGPTQPESSQSSLFHSSPQIQLVQGSPSSQEQQVTLFLSPASMSALQTSINQQDMQQSPLYSPQNNMSGIQGATSSPQPQTTLFHNTTGGTMSQIQNSPGSSQQTSGMFLFGIQNNCSQLLSSGPATLPDQLMAINQPGQPQNEGQSPVTTLLSQQMPENSPLASSINTNQNIEKIDLLVSLQSQGNNLTGSF
- the NFAT5 gene encoding nuclear factor of activated T-cells 5 isoform X7, whose amino-acid sequence is MLLQLPPLPPWAVLAAPLPPLPALPFILPQSPTARLCKWRAAPQPWGTLENQKGTGVKKSPMLCGQYPVKSEGKELKIVVQPETQHRARYLTEGSRGSVKDRTQQGFPTVKLEGHNEPVVLQVFVGNDSGRVKPHGFYQACRVTGRNTTPCKEVDIEGTTVIEVGLDPSNNMTLAVDCVGILKLRNADVEARIGIAGSKKKSTRARLVFRVNITRKDGTTLTLQTPSSPILCTQPAGVPEILKKSLHSCSVKGEEEVFLIGKNFLKGTKVIFQENVSDESSWKSEAEIDMELFHQNHLIVKVPPYHDQHITLPVSVGIYVVTNAGRSHDVQPFTYTPDPAAAGALNVNVKKEISSPARPCSFEEAMKAMKTTGCNLDKVNILPNALMTPLISSSMIKSEDVTPMEVTAEKRSSPIFKATKTVGSTQQTLESISNIAGSASFSSSSSSHLPSENEQQQQIQPKAYNPETLTTIQTQDISQPGTFPAVSASSQLPNNDALLQQATQFQTRETQSREVLQSDGTIVNLSHLTEASQQQQQSPLQEQAQTLQQQISSNIFPSPSSVSQLQNTIQQLQAGSFTGSTASGSSGNVDLVQQVLEAQQQLSSVLFSAPDGNENVQEQLSADIFQQVSQIQNNVSPGMFSSTEPAVHSRPDNLIAESVHPQTENTLSNQQQQQQQQQVMESSAAMVMEMQQSICQAAAQIQSELFPSTASANGNLQQSPVYQQTSHMMSALPSSEDMQMQCELFSSPPAVSGNETTTTTTQQAATPGTTMFPTASPGDGEETGAQAKQIQNSVFQTMVQMQHSGDNQPQVNLFSSTKSMMSVQNGAQQQGNGLFQQSNEMMSLQSGNFLQQSSHSQAQLFHPQNPIADAQNLSQETQSSMFHSPSPIVHNQTSTTSSEQMQPPLFHSQSTMAVLQGSSVPQDQQSASIFLSQSPMNNLQTNTVTQEEQISFFAAQNSISPLQSTSNTEQQAAFPQQAPISHIQTSMLSQEQAQSSQQGLFQAQVSLSSLPPNPMPQNQQGTIFQSQHSMVAIQNNSPSQEQQQQQQQQQQQQQQQNILFSNQNTMATMASQKQPPPNMIFNPTQNPMANQEQQSQSIFHQQNSMAPMNQEQQPMQFQNQPTVSSLQNPGPTQPESSQSSLFHSSPQIQLVQGSPSSQEQQVTLFLSPASMSALQTSINQQDMQQSPLYSPQNNMSGIQGATSSPQPQTTLFHNTTGGTMSQIQNSPGSSQQTSGMFLFGIQNNCSQLLSSGPATLPDQLMAINQPGQPQNEGQSPVTTLLSQQMPENSPLASSINTNQNIEKIDLLVSLQSQGNNLTGSF
- the NFAT5 gene encoding nuclear factor of activated T-cells 5 isoform X6, which gives rise to MGGACSSFTTSSSPTIYSTSVTDSKAMQVESCSSALGVSNRGVSEKQLTGNTVQQHPSTPKRHTVLYISPPPEDLLDNSRMSCQDEGCGLESEQSCSMWMEDSPSNFSNMSTSSYNDNTEVPRKSRKRNPKQRPGVKRRDCEESNMDIFDADSAKAPHYVLSQLTTDNKGNSKAGNGTLENQKGTGVKKSPMLCGQYPVKSEGKELKIVVQPETQHRARYLTEGSRGSVKDRTQQGFPTVKLEGHNEPVVLQVFVGNDSGRVKPHGFYQACRVTGRNTTPCKEVDIEGTTVIEVGLDPSNNMTLAVDCVGILKLRNADVEARIGIAGSKKKSTRARLVFRVNITRKDGTTLTLQTPSSPILCTQPAGVPEILKKSLHSCSVKGEEEVFLIGKNFLKGTKVIFQENVSDESSWKSEAEIDMELFHQNHLIVKVPPYHDQHITLPVSVGIYVVTNAGRSHDVQPFTYTPDPAAAGALNVNVKKEISSPARPCSFEEAMKAMKTTGCNLDKVNILPNALMTPLISSSMIKSEDVTPMEVTAEKRSSPIFKATKTVGSTQQTLESISNIAGSASFSSSSSSHLPSENEQQQQIQPKAYNPETLTTIQTQDISQPGTFPAVSASSQLPNNDALLQQATQFQTRETQSREVLQSDGTIVNLSHLTEASQQQQQSPLQEQAQTLQQQISSNIFPSPSSVSQLQNTIQQLQAGSFTGSTASGSSGNVDLVQQVLEAQQQLSSVLFSAPDGNENVQEQLSADIFQQVSQIQNNVSPGMFSSTEPAVHSRPDNLIAESVHPQTENTLSNQQQQQQQQQVMESSAAMVMEMQQSICQAAAQIQSELFPSTASANGNLQQSPVYQQTSHMMSALPSSEDMQMQCELFSSPPAVSGNETTTTTTQQAATPGTTMFPTASPGDGEETGAQAKQIQNSVFQTMVQMQHSGDNQPQVNLFSSTKSMMSVQNGAQQQGNGLFQQSNEMMSLQSGNFLQQSSHSQAQLFHPQNPIADAQNLSQETQSSMFHSPSPIVHNQTSTTSSEQMQPPLFHSQSTMAVLQGSSVPQDQQSASIFLSQSPMNNLQTNTVTQEEQISFFAAQNSISPLQSTSNTEQQAAFPQQAPISHIQTSMLSQEQAQSSQQGLFQAQVSLSSLPPNPMPQNQQGTIFQSQHSMVAIQNNSPSQEQQQQQQQQQQQQQQQNILFSNQNTMATMASQKQPPPNMIFNPTQNPMANQEQQSQSIFHQQNSMAPMNQEQQPMQFQNQPTVSSLQNPGPTQPESSQSSLFHSSPQIQLVQGSPSSQEQQVTLFLSPASMSALQTSINQQDMQQSPLYSPQNNMSGIQGATSSPQPQTTLFHNTTGGTMSQIQNSPGSSQQTSGMFLFGIQNNCSQLLSSGPATLPDQLMAINQPGQPQNEGQSPVTTLLSQQMPENSPLASSINTNQNIEKIDLLVSLQSQGNNLTGSF
- the NFAT5 gene encoding nuclear factor of activated T-cells 5 isoform X8, translated to MLLQLPPLPPWAVLAAPLPPLPALPFILPQSPTARLCKWRAAPQPWGTLENQKGTGVKKSPMLCGQYPVKSEGKELKIVVQPETQHRARYLTEGSRGSVKDRTQQGFPTVKLEGHNEPVVLQVFVGNDSGRVKPHGFYQACRVTGRNTTPCKEVDIEGTTVIEVGLDPSNNMTLAVDCVGILKLRNADVEARIGIAGSKKKSTRARLVFRVNITRKDGTTLTLQTPSSPILCTQPAGVPEILKKSLHSCSVKGEEEVFLIGKNFLKGTKVIFQENVSDESSWKSEAEIDMELFHQNHLIVKVPPYHDQHITLPVSVGIYVVTNAGRSHDVQPFTYTPDPAAGALNVNVKKEISSPARPCSFEEAMKAMKTTGCNLDKVNILPNALMTPLISSSMIKSEDVTPMEVTAEKRSSPIFKATKTVGSTQQTLESISNIAGSASFSSSSSSHLPSENEQQQQIQPKAYNPETLTTIQTQDISQPGTFPAVSASSQLPNNDALLQQATQFQTRETQSREVLQSDGTIVNLSHLTEASQQQQQSPLQEQAQTLQQQISSNIFPSPSSVSQLQNTIQQLQAGSFTGSTASGSSGNVDLVQQVLEAQQQLSSVLFSAPDGNENVQEQLSADIFQQVSQIQNNVSPGMFSSTEPAVHSRPDNLIAESVHPQTENTLSNQQQQQQQQQVMESSAAMVMEMQQSICQAAAQIQSELFPSTASANGNLQQSPVYQQTSHMMSALPSSEDMQMQCELFSSPPAVSGNETTTTTTQQAATPGTTMFPTASPGDGEETGAQAKQIQNSVFQTMVQMQHSGDNQPQVNLFSSTKSMMSVQNGAQQQGNGLFQQSNEMMSLQSGNFLQQSSHSQAQLFHPQNPIADAQNLSQETQSSMFHSPSPIVHNQTSTTSSEQMQPPLFHSQSTMAVLQGSSVPQDQQSASIFLSQSPMNNLQTNTVTQEEQISFFAAQNSISPLQSTSNTEQQAAFPQQAPISHIQTSMLSQEQAQSSQQGLFQAQVSLSSLPPNPMPQNQQGTIFQSQHSMVAIQNNSPSQEQQQQQQQQQQQQQQQNILFSNQNTMATMASQKQPPPNMIFNPTQNPMANQEQQSQSIFHQQNSMAPMNQEQQPMQFQNQPTVSSLQNPGPTQPESSQSSLFHSSPQIQLVQGSPSSQEQQVTLFLSPASMSALQTSINQQDMQQSPLYSPQNNMSGIQGATSSPQPQTTLFHNTTGGTMSQIQNSPGSSQQTSGMFLFGIQNNCSQLLSSGPATLPDQLMAINQPGQPQNEGQSPVTTLLSQQMPENSPLASSINTNQNIEKIDLLVSLQSQGNNLTGSF